The following DNA comes from Arthrobacter sp. SLBN-83.
AGTTTCTTGACGTGGAACTGCGTTTCATTGCATTCTTAGTCTGTGTGGTGCAAGCCACACGGACCGGCAGCCCGGCCGCCGCTGAACCAAAAGGATGCAGATACATGACGACGACGTCCCCCACCCGCGTGCCCCACCGCACCGAAAGTCCCACCAGCTTTCCTGCCGGCACTGTGGAACCGGACTACCTCCTCACCGAGGCGCTGGGCACGGACCCGGCATCCGTCCTGGCAGGCATCGGCGACGAGGACCGGGCCTACTGGGACCGCGCCCGCAACTTTGTCCAGGATGAGGTCCTCCCTGTCATCGATGGCTACTGGGAACGCGGCGAGTACCCGCTGCACCTTCTCCGGCGCCTCGGCGAACTGGACCTGCTGCGCGACGGCGTACCGGTGGAGGGTTGCGCGCCCATGAGCAGCATGGCCGCCGGACTGGTGAACATGGAGGTCAGCCGGGGCGACGGCTCCGTGGCAACGATGATCGCGGTCCAGGGCGGCCTGGCCCTGCGGTCCGTCGCGGAATGCGGCTCCCCGGAGCAGAAGGAGCGCTGGCTCCCGTTGATCGCAGGCGGCGCCGAATACGCAGCCTTCGCCCTCACCGAGCCCACCCACGGCTCCGACTCGGTCGCCCTCGAGACCACGGCCACCCGCACCGACGGCGGCTTCCTGCTCAACGGTGAAAAGAAGTGGATCGGCAACGGCTCCGTGGGCGGAGTCAGCATCGTGTGGGCCAGGGGCGAGGACGGCCAGGTCCACGGCTACCTGGTTCCACAGGACTCCCCCGGGTACACCGCCACCAAAATCGAAGGCAAGCTGGCCCTCCGCGCCATCTGGCAGGCCCACATCCGGCTTGAGGACGTCTTCGTCCCGGAAGAAAACGTCCTGCCGGGCGCCCGCACCTTCAAGGACACAGCCCGCGTCCTGCTGGCGACCCGCCTCGGCGTGGCTTGGTCCGCCGTCGGGCATGCCACCGCCTGCTACGAGACGGCCGTCCAGTACGCCAAGCAGCGCAAGCAGTTCGGGCGGCCCCTCGCGGCCTCCCAGATCGTGCAGGAACGGCTGGCCCGGATGCTCAGCGAACTGGCCACCATGCAGCTGATGGTGGTGCAAATGACCCGGCTCGATGAAGCCGGGACGCTCACCCCCGAGCAGGCGTCGCTGGCCAAGTACACCTGCACCCGCACCGCGCGCGGCATCGCTTCGAACGCGCGCGACCTGCTGGGCGGCAACGGCATCCTGCTGGAAAACCGCGTGGCCCGGCACCTCGCCGACATCGAGGCCATCCACACCTACGAAGGCACCGAGACCATGCAGGCCCTCATCATCGGCCGCGGCATCACCGGCACCTCGGCCTTCGCGTAACCCCGCCCAACACCTCCGAAAGGAACGTTCTTGAACCAGAACGCCAACATCCCCGTCATCCTGGGCGGCGCCCGCACCCCGTTCGGACGGTTCCGCGGCGGCCTCACGCCCTTCTCTTCCAGCGACCTCGGCGCCCACGCGATCCGGGCCGCCCTGGAACGGACCGGAGTGGCACCGGAGCAGATCGGCGCCGTCATCGTGGGGCAGGTCATCCAGGCCGGTGCCGGCCAGGGCCCCGCCCGGCAGGCCAGCCTGGCCGCGGGGATCGGTTGGGACGTCCCCACTATCACCATCAACAAGCTTTGCCTGTCCGGGCTGACCGCCGTCATCGACGCCGCCCGCATGATCCGCACCGGGGAGGCCGACTTCATCGTCGCCGCCGGCCAGGAGTCCATGACCAACGCACCGCACCTGGTCCCCGGGCTCCGCGCCGGCGTCGTCATCGGTGACGCCCCCATGCTGGACTCCCTCAACCATGACGGACTTCAGGACCCGGTCAGCGGCAAGCTGATGGGTGAGGCCACAGACGACGGGAACACCGAACGCGGCATCACCCGTGAGGAGCAGGACGCCGTAGCGGCCCGGTCCCACCAGCGCGCCCAAGCCGCCCGCGCTGCCGGGGTGCTGGCGGAGGAGATCGCGCCCATCCAGGTGCCGCAGCGCAAGGGGCCCGCCCTCACCCTTGAGCACGACGAGGGCATCCGCCCGGAAACCACGGCCGAGTCCCTCGCGCAGCTGCGTCCGGCATTCTCCAAGGCGGACACCGCCACCATTACCGCCGGTTCGTCGTCGCCCCTTTCCGACGGCGCCGCCGCCCTGGTCATTGCCAACAAGGCGGCAGCCGAGGCCGCAGGCCTGGAATGGATCGCCGAGATCGGCGCCCACGGCCAGACTGCCGGACCTGACGGATCCCTGCACTCCCAGCCCGCCCGGGCCATCGAGCACGCGCTCAAGGTCCAGGGACTCACCGTCCAGGAACTGGACCTGGTGGAAATCAACGAAGCGTTCGCCTCCGTCCTCATCCAATCCGCCAACGACCTCGGCATTGATACCGGGGCCGTGAACGCCGAAGGTGGTGCCATCGCCCTGGGCCACCCTGTGGGAGCATCGGGGGCTCGCCTGGTGCTGCACCAGGCGCTGGCCCTGAAGCGCCGCGGCGGCGGCACCGGCGTCGTGGCCCTCTGTGGCGGCGGCGGCCAGGGCGACGCCCTGATCCTCTCAGCGTGACCCACCCCAACGAAGAAGCAGGCCATGACCAACACCAACTCCGCTGACGGCTTCGCCACCATCTCGGTGGCAGCCGTGCTGGCTGAATCAGCCAAAAGGACTCCGGACAACATCGCGCTGGTAGTCGGCGAGGACCAGGTCAGCTACGGTGACCTCTGGCGCCAGACCCGCGGCTATGCCGGCGCACTGCGGGCGCGCGGGATCGGTCCGGGAGACGCCGTCGCCGTCCTGATCCCCAACGTCCCTGACTTCGCCCGGGTGTACTACGCCATCCTGTCGCTCGGTGCCGTTGTGGTGCCCGTGCATGCCCTGCTCAAGGCCCGCGAAATCGAGTACGTCCTGCAGGACAGCGGCGCCAAACTGCTGATCTGCGCCGCACCGCTGCTGGGCGAGGGTGCGGCGGGTGCCACGGCCAGCGGAATCGACGTGGTGACCGTGATGGCTTCCGACGACGGCGGGTTCCCCCGGCTGGAAGCGGAAGCTGCGGCGGCGGAACCGATCCAGACGTACGAACCGTGCCGCCCCTCGGACACGGCCACCATCCTTTACACGTCAGGCACCACCGGCAAACCGAAAGGCGCGCTTGGCACCCACTTTGCCTTGGTGGAACAGACCAGCACCCTGCTGACCAGCGTGATGGATTTCCGGCCCGGCGACGTCCTGTTCGGCGGGCTGCCGCTCTTCCACACCTTCGGCCAGACCGTGGTGCTCAACACGGGGCTGCGCGCCGGCGCCACCATCGTCCTGATGCCGCGGTTCACGGGCCCGGACGCCCTGAAGCTGCTGGCCAAACACAACGTCAACATCTTCATCGGCGTGCCCACCATGTACGTGGCGCTCCTGGAAGCCGCCAAGACCGTACCCGACCGGCCCGCTGCCCTGCGGTACGGCATTTCCGGCGGCGCGGCGCTTCCGCTGGCCGTCCTGGACAAGTTCCGCGACGTCTACGGGGTGGAGATCCACGAAGGCTATGGCCTGACGGAGACCTCGCCGGTTGCCGCCTTCAACCACGTGGGTACCGCGCCCCGGCCGGGCACCATCGGCGTCCCGATCTGGGGCGTTGACATCGAAATCGCCCGGCCCGAGGTGGTGGACAGCATTGAGCTGCTTCCCAACGGCGAATTGGGCGAGCTGGTCATTCGCGGCCACCTGCTGATGAAGGGCTACCTCAACCGGCCTGAGGCAACGGCGGAGGCCGTAGTGGACGGCTGGTTCCGCAGCGGGGACCTTGGAACAAAGGACGACGACGGCTACCTCACCATCGTGGACCGCAAGAAGGACATGATTATCCGGAACGGCTACAACGTCTACCCCCGGGAGGTGGAGGAGATCCTCCTGACGCACCCCGCCGTGGTCAGTGCTGCTGTGTACGGGATTCCGGATGACGTGCACGGACAGGAAGTCGCGGCAGCCATCGTGCTGGACGCCGGAGCCAGCGTGACCGAAGCGGAGTTGGTCGACTTTGCCAGCGCGCAGCTGGCCGCTTACAAGTACCCGCGGGTGGTCCGGATCCTCTCGGAACTCCCCCTGGGGCCCAGCGGAAAGATCCTTAAGCGCAAGCTGGCCGAAGACCCGGCGTAGGTTTCGTCTGGACTAAAAAAACTTGGCGAGGCCGGGCACCACGCCCTGAGTCAGCCTGTGTCAGGGGGCCCGCTGCAACCGCAGCGGGCCCCTGACGATTTACAACGTTCTAAATACTCTTTTGCGGCCAGGAAAACAAGGCTTCCCTTGCCCCCACCCCCACCGCTAGATTGCTGGGGAAGCGTTTTCCGGTCTCAAAATTGAAAGGATTCACCGATGAATCCCCGCACCCTTCCCCTTCGCCTGCTCTCCGTTGGAGCAGCCGGCCTGGCACTGACGCTGAGCTGTGTCGCAGCCCCGGCCTCCGCCGTCGGGCCCTCCCCCAAGCCCGGAATCCCAGGCGTCCAACTGGACCATCTGGACCGCGGCCTGGTAGCCGCCGCCACCTCCGAGGGCGTGTTCCTCAGCTGGCGGTTGCTGGGCAACGAGGCAACCGGCTCCTCCCCCACCGGCTTAACCGGCACCGACTTCAACGTCTACCGGGACGGCCAGAAACTGGCCACCGTCACGGACAGCACCAACTTCCTGGACCCGGCTGGACGCGCAGGATCGTCCTACCAGGTGCGGGCCGTCGTCGGGGGCGTTGAGGTTGACCGGAGCGCCGGCACCACGCCGTGGGGCAGCAACTTCAAGGACGTCCCGCTCAGGAAGCCGGCCGACGGCGTCACCCCGGCCGGCCAGCCCTACACCTACT
Coding sequences within:
- a CDS encoding long-chain-fatty-acid--CoA ligase; its protein translation is MTNTNSADGFATISVAAVLAESAKRTPDNIALVVGEDQVSYGDLWRQTRGYAGALRARGIGPGDAVAVLIPNVPDFARVYYAILSLGAVVVPVHALLKAREIEYVLQDSGAKLLICAAPLLGEGAAGATASGIDVVTVMASDDGGFPRLEAEAAAAEPIQTYEPCRPSDTATILYTSGTTGKPKGALGTHFALVEQTSTLLTSVMDFRPGDVLFGGLPLFHTFGQTVVLNTGLRAGATIVLMPRFTGPDALKLLAKHNVNIFIGVPTMYVALLEAAKTVPDRPAALRYGISGGAALPLAVLDKFRDVYGVEIHEGYGLTETSPVAAFNHVGTAPRPGTIGVPIWGVDIEIARPEVVDSIELLPNGELGELVIRGHLLMKGYLNRPEATAEAVVDGWFRSGDLGTKDDDGYLTIVDRKKDMIIRNGYNVYPREVEEILLTHPAVVSAAVYGIPDDVHGQEVAAAIVLDAGASVTEAELVDFASAQLAAYKYPRVVRILSELPLGPSGKILKRKLAEDPA
- a CDS encoding acyl-CoA dehydrogenase family protein: MTTTSPTRVPHRTESPTSFPAGTVEPDYLLTEALGTDPASVLAGIGDEDRAYWDRARNFVQDEVLPVIDGYWERGEYPLHLLRRLGELDLLRDGVPVEGCAPMSSMAAGLVNMEVSRGDGSVATMIAVQGGLALRSVAECGSPEQKERWLPLIAGGAEYAAFALTEPTHGSDSVALETTATRTDGGFLLNGEKKWIGNGSVGGVSIVWARGEDGQVHGYLVPQDSPGYTATKIEGKLALRAIWQAHIRLEDVFVPEENVLPGARTFKDTARVLLATRLGVAWSAVGHATACYETAVQYAKQRKQFGRPLAASQIVQERLARMLSELATMQLMVVQMTRLDEAGTLTPEQASLAKYTCTRTARGIASNARDLLGGNGILLENRVARHLADIEAIHTYEGTETMQALIIGRGITGTSAFA
- a CDS encoding acetyl-CoA C-acyltransferase; amino-acid sequence: MNQNANIPVILGGARTPFGRFRGGLTPFSSSDLGAHAIRAALERTGVAPEQIGAVIVGQVIQAGAGQGPARQASLAAGIGWDVPTITINKLCLSGLTAVIDAARMIRTGEADFIVAAGQESMTNAPHLVPGLRAGVVIGDAPMLDSLNHDGLQDPVSGKLMGEATDDGNTERGITREEQDAVAARSHQRAQAARAAGVLAEEIAPIQVPQRKGPALTLEHDEGIRPETTAESLAQLRPAFSKADTATITAGSSSPLSDGAAALVIANKAAAEAAGLEWIAEIGAHGQTAGPDGSLHSQPARAIEHALKVQGLTVQELDLVEINEAFASVLIQSANDLGIDTGAVNAEGGAIALGHPVGASGARLVLHQALALKRRGGGTGVVALCGGGGQGDALILSA